From Triticum urartu cultivar G1812 chromosome 2, Tu2.1, whole genome shotgun sequence, a single genomic window includes:
- the LOC125541566 gene encoding protein G1-like → MPATGGGPGAAQPAVARRPSRYESQKRRDWQTFVRYLAAHRPPLVLRRCSGAHVLEFLRYLDRFGKTRVHAPPCPAYGVHAITATAPCQCPLRQAWGSLDALVGRLRAAFDERYSRSVSAPPPQQQDASCNPFAARAVRLYLRDVRDAQSRARGISYHKKKKKRKLATGSCTVEASSSKNGGCADANSDGERGHKTTMTTKANVAPVPQAPPPLPPLPPCLAGVPFECGSDTGSIVGGGGSIGAGYYGGIYLPLFFNAFN, encoded by the coding sequence ATGCCAGCTACCGGCGGGGGTCCTGGCGCCGCGCAGCCGGCGGTGGCGAGGAGGCCGAGCAGGTACGAATCGCAGAAACGGCGTGACTGGCAGACGTTCGTGCGGTACCTGGCGGCGCACCGCCCACCGCTCGTGCTGCGCCGGTGCAGCGGTGCCCACGTACTCGAGTTCCTCCGCTATCTCGACCGCTTCGGGAAGACCCGCGTCCACGCGCCGCCCTGCCCGGCCTACGGCGTACACGCGATAACGGCGACGGCGCCGTGCCAATGCCCGCTCCGCCAGGCGTGGGGCAGCCTCGACGCGCTCGTCGGCCGCCTACGCGCCGCCTTTGACGAGCGCTACAGCCGCAGCGtcagcgcgccgccgccgcagcagCAAGACGCCAGTTGCAACCCCTTCGCCGCACGCGCCGTCAGGCTATACCTGCGTGACGTCCGCGATGCGCAGTCTAGGGCGCGCGGCATCTCCTAccacaagaagaagaagaaacgcAAGCTTGCCACTGGAAGCTGCACCGTGGAGGCCTCGTCCTCCAAGAACGGCGGCTGCGCGGACGCCAACTCGGACGGCGAACGCGGGCACAAGACTACGATGACGACGAAGGCTAACGTGGCGCCGGTGCCTCAAGCACCGCCACCGCTGCCGCCTCTGCCGCCATGCCTGGCCGGGGTACCGTTCGAGTGCGGCTCCGACACGGGAAGCATCGTTGGAGGAGGGGGGTCTATTGGCGCCGGCTACTACGGCGGCATATACTTGCCGTTGTTCTTCAACGCATTTAATTAG